Proteins from a single region of Halichoerus grypus chromosome 13, mHalGry1.hap1.1, whole genome shotgun sequence:
- the ATP5F1A gene encoding ATP synthase F(1) complex subunit alpha, mitochondrial isoform X1 produces MLSVRVAAAVARALPRRAGLVSKNALGSSFIAARNLHASNTRLQKIGTAEVSSILEERILGADTSVDLEETGRVLSIGDGIARVHGLRNVQAEEMVEFSSGLKGMSLNLEPDNVGVVVFGNDKLIKEGDIVKRTGAIVDVPVGEELLGRVVDALGNAIDGKGPIGSKIRRRVGLKAPGIIPRISVREPMQTGIKAVDSLVPIGRGQRELIIGDRQTGKTSIAIDTIINQKRFNDGTDEKKKLYCIYVAIGQKRSTVAQLVKRLTDADAMKYTIVVSATASDAAPLQYLAPYSGCSMGEYFRDNGKHALIIYDDLSKQAVAYRQMSLLLRRPPGREAYPGDVFYLHSRLLERAAKMNDSFGGGSLTALPVIETQAGDVSAYIPTNVISITDGQIFLETELFYKGIRPAINVGLSVSRVGSAAQTRAMKQVAGTMKLELAQYREVAAFAQFGSDLDAATQQLLSRGVRLTELLKQGQYAPMAIEEQVAVIYAGVRGYLDKLEPSKITKFEHAFLAHVISQHQALLGNIRTDGKISEQSDAKLKEIVTNFLAGFEA; encoded by the exons ATGCTGTCCGTGCGCGTCGCCGCGGCCGTGGCCCGCGCCCTCCCTCGGCGGGCCGGGCTG GTCTCCAAAAATGCTTTGGGATCCTCCTTCATTGCTGCAAGGAACCTCCATGCCTCTAACACTCGTCTTCAGAAGATTG GCACTGCCGAAGTGTCTTCTATCCTTGAAGAGCGTATTCTTGGAGCTGATACCTCTGTTGACCTTGAAGAGACTGGGCGTGTCCTAAGCATTGGTGATGGTATTGCCCGTGTACATGGGCTGAGAAATGTTCAGGCGGAAGAAATGGTAGAGTTTTCTTCAGGTTTAAAG GGTATGTCTTTGAACTTGGAACCTGACAATGTTGGTGTTGTCGTGTTTGGAAATGATAAACTAATTAAGGAAGGAGATATTGTGAAGAGAACAGGAGCCATTGTGGATGTTCCAGTTGGCGAGGAGCTATTGGGCCGTGTTGTAGATGCCCTTGGTAACGCCATTGATGGAAAG GGTCCAATTGGTTCCAAGATCCGTAGGCGAGTTGGCCTGAAAGCCCCTGGGATCATTCCTCGAATCTCTGTGCGTGAACCAATGCAGACTGGTATTAAGGCTGTGGATAGCTTGGTGCCAATTGGTCGTGGTCAGCGTGAGCTGATTATTGGTGACCGACAGACTGG caaaacatcAATTGCTATTGACACAATCATTAACCAGAAACGTTTCAATGATGGAACTGATGAAAAGAAGAAGCTATACTGTATCTATGTTGCTATTGGTCAGAAGAGATCCACTGTTGCCCAGTTGGTGAAGAGACTTACAGATGCAG ATGCTATGAAGTACACCATTGTGGTTTCAGCTACTGCTTCTGATGCTGCTCCCCTTCAGTACCTGGCTCCTTACTCTGGCTGTTCTATGGGAGAATATTTTAGAGATAATGGCAAACATGCTTTGATCATCTACGACGACTTATCCAAACAG GCTGTTGCTTATCGTCAGATGTCTCTGCTGCTCCGCCGGCCCCCTGGTCGTGAGGCCTATCCTGGTGATGTGTTCTACCTACACTCCCGTCTGCTAGAGAGAGCAGCCAAAATGAACGATTCTTTTGGTGGTGGCTCCTTGACTGCTTTACCAGTCATAGAAACACAAGCTGGTGATGTGTCTGCTTACATTCCAACAAATGTCATTTCCATCACTGATGGACAg ATCTTCTTGGAAACAGAATTGTTCTACAAAGGTATCCGCCCTGCCATTAATGTTGGTTTGTCTGTGTCTCGTGTTGGATCTGCTGCCCAAACCAGGGCCATGAAGCAG gtGGCAGGGACCATGAAGCTGGAATTGGCTCAGTATCGCGAGGTTGCTGCTTTTGCCCAGTTCGGTTCTGACCTCGATGCTGCCACTCAGCAACTCTTGAGTCGTGGTGTGCGACTGACTGAGCTGCTGAAGCAAGGACAGTATG ctCCCATGGCCATTGAAGAACAAGTGGCTGTTATTTATGCTGGTGTAAGAGGGTATCTTGATAAATTGGAGCCCAGCAAGATCACAAAGTTTGAGCATGCTTTCCTGGCTCATGTTATCAGCCAGCACCAGGCCCTGTTGGGCAATATAAG gACTGATGGAAAGATCTCAGAACAGTCAGATGCTAAGCTGAAAGAGATTGTAACAAACTTCTTGGCTGGATTTGAAGCTTAA
- the ATP5F1A gene encoding ATP synthase F(1) complex subunit alpha, mitochondrial isoform X2 encodes MLSVRVAAAVARALPRRAGLVSKNALGSSFIAARNLHASNTRLQKIGTAEVSSILEERILGADTSVDLEETGRVLSIGDGIARVHGLRNVQAEEMVEFSSGLKGMSLNLEPDNVGVVVFGNDKLIKEGDIVKRTGAIVDVPVGEELLGRVVDALGNAIDGKGPIGSKIRRRVGLKAPGIIPRISVREPMQTGIKAVDSLVPIGRGQRELIIGDRQTGKTSIAIDTIINQKRFNDGTDEKKKLYCIYVAIGQKRSTVAQLVKRLTDADAMKYTIVVSATASDAAPLQYLAPYSGCSMGEYFRDNGKHALIIYDDLSKQAVAYRQMSLLLRRPPGREAYPGDVFYLHSRLLERAAKMNDSFGGGSLTALPVIETQAGDVSAYIPTNVISITDGQVAGTMKLELAQYREVAAFAQFGSDLDAATQQLLSRGVRLTELLKQGQYAPMAIEEQVAVIYAGVRGYLDKLEPSKITKFEHAFLAHVISQHQALLGNIRTDGKISEQSDAKLKEIVTNFLAGFEA; translated from the exons ATGCTGTCCGTGCGCGTCGCCGCGGCCGTGGCCCGCGCCCTCCCTCGGCGGGCCGGGCTG GTCTCCAAAAATGCTTTGGGATCCTCCTTCATTGCTGCAAGGAACCTCCATGCCTCTAACACTCGTCTTCAGAAGATTG GCACTGCCGAAGTGTCTTCTATCCTTGAAGAGCGTATTCTTGGAGCTGATACCTCTGTTGACCTTGAAGAGACTGGGCGTGTCCTAAGCATTGGTGATGGTATTGCCCGTGTACATGGGCTGAGAAATGTTCAGGCGGAAGAAATGGTAGAGTTTTCTTCAGGTTTAAAG GGTATGTCTTTGAACTTGGAACCTGACAATGTTGGTGTTGTCGTGTTTGGAAATGATAAACTAATTAAGGAAGGAGATATTGTGAAGAGAACAGGAGCCATTGTGGATGTTCCAGTTGGCGAGGAGCTATTGGGCCGTGTTGTAGATGCCCTTGGTAACGCCATTGATGGAAAG GGTCCAATTGGTTCCAAGATCCGTAGGCGAGTTGGCCTGAAAGCCCCTGGGATCATTCCTCGAATCTCTGTGCGTGAACCAATGCAGACTGGTATTAAGGCTGTGGATAGCTTGGTGCCAATTGGTCGTGGTCAGCGTGAGCTGATTATTGGTGACCGACAGACTGG caaaacatcAATTGCTATTGACACAATCATTAACCAGAAACGTTTCAATGATGGAACTGATGAAAAGAAGAAGCTATACTGTATCTATGTTGCTATTGGTCAGAAGAGATCCACTGTTGCCCAGTTGGTGAAGAGACTTACAGATGCAG ATGCTATGAAGTACACCATTGTGGTTTCAGCTACTGCTTCTGATGCTGCTCCCCTTCAGTACCTGGCTCCTTACTCTGGCTGTTCTATGGGAGAATATTTTAGAGATAATGGCAAACATGCTTTGATCATCTACGACGACTTATCCAAACAG GCTGTTGCTTATCGTCAGATGTCTCTGCTGCTCCGCCGGCCCCCTGGTCGTGAGGCCTATCCTGGTGATGTGTTCTACCTACACTCCCGTCTGCTAGAGAGAGCAGCCAAAATGAACGATTCTTTTGGTGGTGGCTCCTTGACTGCTTTACCAGTCATAGAAACACAAGCTGGTGATGTGTCTGCTTACATTCCAACAAATGTCATTTCCATCACTGATGGACAg gtGGCAGGGACCATGAAGCTGGAATTGGCTCAGTATCGCGAGGTTGCTGCTTTTGCCCAGTTCGGTTCTGACCTCGATGCTGCCACTCAGCAACTCTTGAGTCGTGGTGTGCGACTGACTGAGCTGCTGAAGCAAGGACAGTATG ctCCCATGGCCATTGAAGAACAAGTGGCTGTTATTTATGCTGGTGTAAGAGGGTATCTTGATAAATTGGAGCCCAGCAAGATCACAAAGTTTGAGCATGCTTTCCTGGCTCATGTTATCAGCCAGCACCAGGCCCTGTTGGGCAATATAAG gACTGATGGAAAGATCTCAGAACAGTCAGATGCTAAGCTGAAAGAGATTGTAACAAACTTCTTGGCTGGATTTGAAGCTTAA